A region of the Denticeps clupeoides chromosome 12, fDenClu1.1, whole genome shotgun sequence genome:
gacacaaatcctggttttcactaagtttgctgcttctgtttttatatgACAATTAGCATATTCTCCAGAATTTTATGTTGATTTGCAAAATCCCtctttgtcatgaaaataaacttaatcccccccaaaaaacatttccactgcttttcagccccgctgagatcatttcattcatcctctcgttaacacaagtgagagtgatgacaagcacaaggctggagatcattctgtcatgctgattgagttagaatagcagactggatgattttaaaaggagggtgatgcttgaaatcatcgttcttcctctgttaaccatgtgTTTCATAAAATGGGCTTCATGTgtaaggatattgctgctactaagattgcacctaaatcaaccatttatcagatcatcaaaaacaagTGTTTTGAAGAAGGATTCAGTGAAAGTTCATCAAGCGCCAGGACCagctcctaaagatgattcagatTCGGGATTCCACCAGTGCAgggcttgctcaggaatggcagcatgCAGGTGTTAGtccatctgcatgcacagtgaggctTTTGGAAGATGGCCTGGtttcaagaagggcagcaaagaagccacttctgtCCAAGAAAAACTTCAAGGACCGACTGATATTCTGCataaagtacagggattggacttcTGAGGACtcgggtaaagtcattttcgctgatgaagcccctttctgattgtttggggcatctgggaAAATgtgagtgctaccatcagtcactcaagaacacagccatgataAAGTATGGTACCAAAACCTCCTTTGACAGCAACCTCTCTCagcatccaagaacagttttgTGAAGAAAAATGCCTTTTCCGCCATGATAGAACTAAGTGGcgcagggaacaaaacattgaaattttgggtccatggccaggaaactccccagaccttaatccaattgagaacttgtggccAATCCTCAAGAgtcaggtggacaaacaaaaatccacaaacTCCAAGGAATGGGTTGCTATCAGTCATGATTTGTCCCAGAGGTTGATTTACCGCATGTCAgtgtgaattgcagaggtcttggaaaaagaaaaaaaaaaggtccaatacagcaaatattgacattttgcataaacttgatgtaattgtcaataaaactTGCTTGACAATTATACCTCCAATATACCCCCCCAAACCACTGTCCAAAACAGCAAACTCTGTGAAAATCAGTATTTGTGTCTTTCTCAATACCTTTGGCCACAACTTTAGTTGCAGGGATACTCAGGGATaggtttcttgctcaggggtgaAATGGttgaaagtggggtttgaacctgtgagacctttgtggtcttctggttcataggtgagtcttGTACCagctaggctacaaccaccctttAAAGAACAACTCTTGATGTTTTGAGAAAAATCTCTTCTGGATTGAATGTTTTTAGAAGCAACCTAGAACTAAACTTGGACTTAATCTCATGTTTGGACTAAGCAATAAGCTTCCTTTTATACATTCTTATTTTGTTCTCATAGTTGAAGAACTACTCCCACGACTCTGGTAAAGCTGTGCGAAGAGTGCCTAAGAGGAAGCTGATGGCCCAAGACCTTGAGAGCCAGCGACGTTCTGCGCTCAATGTGCGTCTTTTTCTGCGCGAGTTCTGCATCGACTTCCTGGAGAACTGTTACAACCATCTCATGTACCTGGTCAAGGTGCTGTTGCTACTCTGTGTGTTCCTTTTGCCCATTTAGCATTTTGGCTCTTTGTTTTCCCCTAGTAGATCTAATTCCTTTGTCCCTTCTCATTTAGGAGCGTCTGATTCGTGAGCAGGTGCAGAAGCATGATGAGACTTACTATCTGTGGGCCCTTAGCTTCTTCATGGCCTTCAACCGCAGCCACAGCTTCCTCCCTGACCTAGTCTCAGAGACCCTGTCCATCGGCACATTCCACTTTATTGAGAAGAACATTACCAACTACTATGAGATGATGCTCACAGACCGTAAAGAGGCCACTTCCTGGTCACGCCGGTCAGTCTTTTTTCAGACAGTATGGTCTAAATGGTTTCTCAGAAGCTACCTTGTTTTCCAACTCAATACCTTTTGACTAGtattgcattaaaatgtttattacagAATGCACCTGGCCTTGAAAGCATACCAAGAGCTGCTTTTGACTGTGAATGAGATGGATCGCTCAAAAGATGAGAACATCCGACAAAGCGCAACAGTCATCAAGAGTATGGCATCTTTGTGcaaattatgttttgttttggtttttttcccctctttctcagttattttttttatgtttattgtgtCTGCACCTCTGCAGGTAACATCTTCTATCTGATGGAGTACAGGGAGATCTTCCTGACACTGCTGCGCAAGTTTGACGAGCGCACACAGCCACGCTCCTTTCTGAGAGATCTGGTGGAGTCCACGCACCTGTTTCTCCGTATGCTGGAGCGCTTCTGTAAGGGCCGCAACAGCCTGGTAGTGCAGGTGAGGTCTGGTCCAAATACATGGTGGGTCCCTCAGGTTTTTATTGGTCCACTGGATCATTTCTGTACTTGGCATATTAGAAATTTGAACCAAACCATTTTCCTCACTATTGTACTACATGAGTTTCATGTTAAACTAAACATTTGTAAATTAAATGATGTGGCTTTTTAACACTGGACTTTCTTTTTCACCTTGAATAGAAGAAGAGGGTGAAGCGCAGGAAGCGTAGCCAAAAGAAGCAGCCCCATCAGGAGAACACACCAGAGGCCCTGGAGGAGACATGGCAGATTGTGTCTCAGGATCTCAGAGAATCAGGGTTTAAGGTCAGTTTTCAGATCTCTAGCATGTACCTCAAGCTAACAGAATCTATTACACACATTGTCGTCTCTGTTCGGCTGATCCTGTGAGGGGTTGCCACAGCGGATCAATTTTTCTGGTTGACCTCGTTTTacgccagatgcccttcctgacccTACTCTCCCCATGTACCTGGATTTGGGAATGTCACTACGAAATGCACAGTCACATCTTCTGTGCCTGGGTTATCtattaaattcaataaaaaaagtagTTCTGTCCAAAACTCTCTATTGTTACACTGTCTCTAACTCACACAAAGTTTGAAAGCCACTAGTACATGCAGTCTGTATCCAATCTGACAATAGTTTATTTACAGGCAGCGACAGAAGGAGTGGTACCATTTGATGCTGCCTCTGAAATTCCATTGGAGGAGCAGAGGACAGAGGCCATGGTGCGAATACAGGACTCACTGATTGCTCGACTTGGACCTGAAGCCCTTGGCCTGTTGCATGCCGCCAGGTATGTTCTTAAAATTCACCGCAGAACTCATCTCACTGCAATTTTactgattttttaaataaatatgtatattagaggtgggaatttgtgttaattgcaattaattaatgaaggaaaaaaaacatatcacacTTTGCATTCCAAGCAAAGAATAAATTTGAGACACGtgcatttgttattattatttaaagaccataccattttgaaaatgtacttaaaatagCACTTTATTTTTAGCTTTGCCCACTTTCAGCAGGgatattatttttgtttctctgtttgGAATTGAAATgaagtttaaatgcattttcccccAGAAATTAAGAGCTTGACTATTCATGTCCATGTTTATTATTTGATAAAAAattagatacatttttttaaatagtcccACCCCTAGTACATTCTTTATTGCCTACCCCTCTCTCATGTACACACAGAGAGGTGTGGCCTGATGGGAACGTATTTGGCTCTCCTGATGTGGAACCTGAGGAAGAACTGGATTTGCTCAGACAAATTCTCTTTGCAAACCTCCCCAGTAAGTGAAGATTACAAATGTTTAGTTTGCACAAAAATGGTTTAACCATGTCTGTCTACATATATTATGGTCTGCATTTATCAGGGGCTTCTTCAGGTGAGCCAGTTatggaagaggaagatgacaATGACATGGAacaagaggaggaagaggagctggagTCTGTACAAGTCTCAGAGACAGATTTCAACTTTTTGGATTTCATTAAAAGGTAGAGAAACCCTCAGTGTTTTTATAGCGCCATTGTTTAAATGGTATGTGCAATGAAAGGCTGATCAGCAAAGCTGGgatattttttgcatgttaatTAATTATCCTATAGCAGATATTTCAAATCTGTCCTGTTTGGCATCAGGACTAACTGACACATCGAAGTTAACCAATTCTATTGTAGCATGTTTAGGAGAACCAAAACAGTATTAAAATACACttgtatgtaaataatattttgtcCCTTCTCAATGGAGTACAAGttcactgtgtaaactggagccacgtcttctcgtctctctgtatatctgcacaatatatagaagagatgacaataaagtttacttgaacttgaagtGCCAAAATTAAGATGCTCAGAAAAAGGATTACTGCACCCTTTTGATTGGCATAGGATGttttcctaatttttttttgttaaaccaTCAGGTTTGCTAGTCCAACAATAGTACGGCCATACCTGCTGCTACTGCGCACGTATTCTcagaacacaccacacaccaaccACTGCATTGCACGCATGCTCCACCGCCTTGCAGTTGACCTGAAGATGGAGGGGCTTCTCTACCAGCTTTcagttttttgtcttttcaacAAGATACTGGGagaccctgctgctgctgcttacAAGGTATTTACATCCTTCATAGTAGCTCAACTTAATTAATGTAAAGGACACCTATGATTCGCTTTGTGAAATTAATACAAGTTACCCTagtctgtctgtggtcctgcagtggctagaaatggtgatagatGTAAAAGAGTGCTTtgattcagagagcggcagctcagacggtcagatctagCATGTCTCCCCGTATGTTGTCATTTCCAACCCCTTTCCTAAAAAGGACCACAGACCATCATGGCTTGCAAACGTGAGACCTCTCCTTATGTCTCTTCATTCCAGTTTTTcatgattggatgtgaaaatgagcacaaactattttttttgtggaaaaacaGGTGCCCCAAAAAGGAAGTGTTGATTTCataatttccgtgaatgcccgtTCAGTTCTATAgtccactctcctcctcatcccacctctctcctcctcatttgcatttaaagctacacaaaacaaaaccgTGCAtccctgggaaatctcattgtgtgactggataaaagtggctgtaattatgcaccaaggctgaatttcggaaagagatttcagatatagtattaggggactgCTAATATACCTTTTTCATTTGACCTTTTAACAGGAGCTGGTGACTTTTGCGAAGTTTGTCCTGAGCCGGTTCTTTGCTGTGGCAGCGAAGAACAGTAAAGCCTATGTAGAGCTGCTATTCTGGAAGAACGTGGGTGCTGTGAGAGAGATGACTGAGGGCTACTCCAAAGAGGGGTGAGTGATGATGCCTGAAATCCTCCTTGGTTTACCAAATGCTACATCAAATAGTCAGTCTCCATATCAATCCTCTCTGCTAATATCTATTATGTTTCTTGCTTTGAGACAATACTTAAGTTGTTAATTTAATACTTAAATTAAGTGCTTCAAATTGACTTGTTACTTTCTCTGTTTCAGAGAGGATGGCCTGAAGAAGAATAAAGCCACATggacagaggaggaagaggaagagctgCGGCAACTTTATGAGGAGCACAAGGATTCTGGAGGtaagaaatgtttttatgtttgtacTGAGACACATGTTGGGTCATCAATtatgaaattgaaagtgaagtgactgtcattgtgatagacaatgaaatgtgtcctcttcttttaaccatcacccttggtgagcagtgggctgccatgaaaggcgccctgggtagcagcgtgtggggacagtgctttgctcagtggcaccttggtggctcgggtttcgagcccacaaccttctgattatggggctgcttccataaccgctaggccaaccactgccctttGTTTAGTTAATCCCTACACACATGAGTTGATGAAGCATTGCTATTTTCATTGTGCATGTCTGCCCATCTTCACCTTAACAGTTCCTGACATTGTGGAGACGTTGTTGCCATTGCTCAGCAACACCAATCGCACCCGTCGCCAGGTTGTGGCACAAATGGTTTCAATGGGCCTGGTGGACAGTGCTAAGGACCTGAAGAAAGAGAAGTAATGGCATTAACATCAATGTATACTCTTCTTAATAAGTGTTATAtaagtatatttttaataatgaaaaattttttattatgcagTGATTGTGACCCATTTTCCCCTCATTGACCATCTGCTCTTTTATTCATATAGAAAAGGTACTCGGATTGTGttgtggacagaggagcaggAGATGGAGCTCCAGATGCTGTTTGAAGAGCACCAGAATTCTGACGGTGAGTTTGAATTCACCATCTTTGCTCTGGAACAAGGACACAGAACATGCTGATATGAGgtcatgcttttttttgttgctttagCGCCATTGTTTCTCAATcacagaaatcttttttttttttccctttaaatcAGAGTATACTACTTTGGTATTTCATTAAGGTGGCTTccttaatttttgtttgttttttctctcaGATGTGCTGGGGAACATTATGAAAAGGTTGACTGCAAAACGTTCCCGGGCACGTGTGGTAGATAAAATCCTCAGCTTGGGCTTGGTGAGTGACCGCAAAGAGCTTTACAAGAAGAGACGGCGCAACGTTCCTGGGAAAAGTGCTGGCATGGTATGTTACTGCTCTGACCCCCACCTATGGAgcaaacatttatttactaCAAACTATTTATGTAGAAATgcatttgctctttttttttattactattagcATCaacaccccttttttttttttttttttttttttttcttttctacacaGACTGAAGATGAATTCTTTGATCTGAGTGGAGCTCCATGGGAAGGGGAACTGGAaagagatgaagaggaggatgaagatgacgAAGGAGAAGAGGACGACCGtgaagaagaaaggaagaaagaaagggagGCCATGGCAgctcagaagaagaaaaagcaaAGGAGACAGAGTGCCGGGGAGAAGAATATCAATCTGGACCATCTAGTTAGAAGCTTGCAGCAAGAAGGTAAGGAAGTGAAACTATGGAAAAACCTATTGTTGTAATATGTGGAGTActtcaaacaaagaaatattgtttatttgttatgtgTGTGACCATAGGCTTATCAGGACCTCTGTTGTGGCTGCAAAACTGCATTAACAGAGCAGCAGATGATCGTGAAGATGACGGTGAGCataacaaaaacaatacattaattaattaattttttacgTTAATTGACTTTCTACCCTAACTGACTACTTGTCCCGAGGGGGCAGATTTGTAGTCATTTTGTACAACTAATTGGTGATTTAAGCATTCCAGTTTCAagtttttttggtaatttaCTGAATTAGGTTATAATCCTGTTAACATTTCTATGAGTATGTTAcacaaatgttattttaaatgttaaatgtttttttctctttaaataaCAATGTCTTCTTTATTGGCTCTTCATTTCAGGTACATCCTATGCCGTACCACTTGTTCCTCTGACAGAGGAGAACGAGGATGCCATGGACAAGCAGAGCTTCCAGAAGCTTCTGCGTAAAGTAGGCATCCGAGCTCCAGCGGATGAGCAGGTGTGTAGATgttactggtgtgtgtttttggaggGTGTGCATTTGATTGTGCTGCATGATCATTTTAGAggttaatttaaataatacattttcttgcCAAAATAGCCTTGCTGCTGTTTTATATGCCAATGTAATTTTCTGTTAAAATTAATTGCCATCAGGAATCATTCTGGAGAATCCCTGCCACAATAAGTGTCTACCAGCTGAGGGCTTTGGCCTC
Encoded here:
- the timeless gene encoding protein timeless homolog, whose amino-acid sequence is MDLYMMNCELLATCSALGYLEGDTYHREPDCLESVKDLIRYLRHEDDTRDIRQQLGAGQILQNDLLPIIIQHGHDKPLFDACIRLMVNLTQPAILCFGKVPDDPTFRHHFLQVVSYLHAYKEAFANEKVFGILSEKLYNLLQLDWEQRQDEDNLLIERILLLVRNVLHVPADPYEEKNVDDDASVHDKLLWAIHMSGMDDLLKFLASAQSEQQWSMHVLEVISLMFRDQTPEVLASAGHARSSQEKQKDAAELEALRAKEQAEKRSRIMQRGTRHSRFRGSYVVQGVKSIGEKDVIFHQGLHNLKNYSHDSGKAVRRVPKRKLMAQDLESQRRSALNVRLFLREFCIDFLENCYNHLMYLVKERLIREQVQKHDETYYLWALSFFMAFNRSHSFLPDLVSETLSIGTFHFIEKNITNYYEMMLTDRKEATSWSRRMHLALKAYQELLLTVNEMDRSKDENIRQSATVIKSNIFYLMEYREIFLTLLRKFDERTQPRSFLRDLVESTHLFLRMLERFCKGRNSLVVQKKRVKRRKRSQKKQPHQENTPEALEETWQIVSQDLRESGFKAATEGVVPFDAASEIPLEEQRTEAMVRIQDSLIARLGPEALGLLHAAREVWPDGNVFGSPDVEPEEELDLLRQILFANLPRASSGEPVMEEEDDNDMEQEEEEELESVQVSETDFNFLDFIKRFASPTIVRPYLLLLRTYSQNTPHTNHCIARMLHRLAVDLKMEGLLYQLSVFCLFNKILGDPAAAAYKELVTFAKFVLSRFFAVAAKNSKAYVELLFWKNVGAVREMTEGYSKEGEDGLKKNKATWTEEEEEELRQLYEEHKDSGVPDIVETLLPLLSNTNRTRRQVVAQMVSMGLVDSAKDLKKEKKGTRIVLWTEEQEMELQMLFEEHQNSDDVLGNIMKRLTAKRSRARVVDKILSLGLVSDRKELYKKRRRNVPGKSAGMTEDEFFDLSGAPWEGELERDEEEDEDDEGEEDDREEERKKEREAMAAQKKKKQRRQSAGEKNINLDHLVRSLQQEGLSGPLLWLQNCINRAADDREDDGTSYAVPLVPLTEENEDAMDKQSFQKLLRKVGIRAPADEQESFWRIPATISVYQLRALASSLCPSGESKESGLEEDVEKDSTPEQMDESSSHEQRAEALRALLLARKRKQQSTDTSGSSTAEDKTSFDGQSGEGGARPGGKRSRFIDSDDEKDDPQLKIDVTDEFDADENSAPAKRRRHRVLSDDEEGD